From one Bradyrhizobium sp. Ash2021 genomic stretch:
- a CDS encoding FdhF/YdeP family oxidoreductase codes for MSEDDVVGVGDYQGAAAGWGALKAVADAVRGQMDIVKETRGLLSMNQPHGFDCPGCAWPDPKHTSSFEFCENGAKAVAWEATAKRTTPEFFAAHTVNELWKWLDFDLENEGRLTHPMVYDQPTDRYLPISWDEALAKIGAALRALPHPDMAEFYTSGRASNEAAFLYQLFAREYGTNNFPDCSNMCHEATSVGLPESIGVGKGTVTLEDFDHCDALFCIGHNPGTNHPRMLTTLREVSKRGVPIIVFNPLRERGLERFTSPQHPVEMLTLNSTPIASTYYLVKVGGDIAVLKGIMKTLLALDAKNLADGGPGVLDRDFIKNHTTGIDELLADLDATSWDAIEEASGLSRSDIESVGNIYARAERVIINYGMGITQHRHGTGNVQQIANLLMLRGNIGRKGAGISPLRGHSNVQGDRTVGVTESPNDGLLDGIARVFGFDPPRNKGHNAIEAVEAIRDGRSKALVCLGGNLAVAMSDPEVTFNAMRNLDLAVHIATKLNRTHLLLAKQSFILPCLGRTEIDVQASGRQSVTVEDSMSMVHASRGGLKPASEHLRSEPEIIAGMALATLPETRVGWADLVSDYGKIRDCIEAVFPEFANFNARIKRPGGFRLYVAASEREWLTPTKRANFFVYPGLDEDPRVADPEALTLTTIRSHDQYNTTIYGLNDRYRGITGRRDVVFVNERDLASRGLKHGDLVDISVVSDVGSASGERAMRNLTAVAYNIAQGSIAAYYPEANVLVALDRYDAKSGTPSYKSTPVLLHASSNHGVLRRWFQTADG; via the coding sequence ATGAGCGAAGACGATGTCGTAGGCGTTGGCGACTATCAGGGCGCCGCAGCGGGATGGGGCGCTCTGAAAGCGGTCGCGGATGCCGTTCGCGGTCAGATGGATATCGTAAAGGAGACCCGCGGTCTCCTCAGCATGAACCAGCCGCATGGGTTCGATTGCCCAGGCTGCGCCTGGCCCGATCCGAAACATACCTCCTCGTTTGAGTTCTGCGAGAACGGCGCCAAAGCCGTCGCATGGGAAGCGACCGCCAAACGGACGACCCCGGAATTCTTTGCCGCACACACGGTCAATGAGCTCTGGAAATGGTTGGACTTCGATCTGGAGAATGAGGGCCGCCTCACGCATCCGATGGTCTATGACCAGCCGACCGACCGATACCTCCCGATTTCGTGGGACGAGGCGCTGGCAAAGATCGGCGCCGCGCTCCGTGCGTTGCCGCACCCCGATATGGCGGAGTTTTATACGTCCGGCAGGGCGTCCAATGAGGCGGCTTTTCTCTATCAGCTGTTCGCGCGGGAATACGGAACCAACAACTTTCCCGATTGCTCGAACATGTGTCACGAGGCGACAAGCGTCGGCCTGCCCGAGTCGATAGGTGTTGGCAAGGGAACGGTGACCCTGGAGGATTTCGATCACTGCGACGCACTCTTTTGCATCGGCCATAATCCCGGGACCAATCACCCTCGCATGCTGACGACCCTGCGTGAGGTCTCAAAGCGGGGAGTGCCGATTATTGTCTTCAACCCACTGCGCGAGCGCGGCCTGGAGCGGTTCACGTCACCGCAGCACCCCGTCGAGATGCTGACGCTGAACTCGACGCCGATTGCCTCGACCTACTATCTGGTGAAAGTCGGTGGCGATATCGCGGTGTTGAAAGGAATCATGAAGACGCTGTTGGCGCTCGATGCGAAAAACCTTGCCGATGGCGGTCCAGGTGTTCTCGATCGTGACTTCATCAAGAATCATACCACCGGAATTGACGAACTGCTGGCTGATCTCGACGCGACCTCGTGGGACGCGATTGAGGAGGCCTCGGGTCTGTCGCGTTCAGATATCGAGTCCGTCGGCAATATTTACGCCAGGGCGGAGCGGGTCATTATCAATTACGGTATGGGCATCACCCAGCATCGGCACGGCACAGGCAATGTACAGCAGATCGCCAACCTGTTGATGCTCCGCGGTAATATCGGACGCAAGGGCGCCGGCATTTCTCCGCTGCGCGGTCACTCTAATGTGCAGGGGGACCGCACGGTCGGCGTTACCGAGAGCCCGAATGACGGACTCCTGGACGGAATAGCCCGCGTGTTCGGATTCGACCCGCCACGCAACAAGGGCCACAATGCGATCGAAGCTGTCGAGGCGATCCGGGATGGACGCTCGAAGGCGTTGGTCTGTCTTGGCGGCAATCTTGCAGTTGCAATGTCCGATCCGGAAGTCACGTTCAATGCGATGAGGAACCTTGATCTCGCAGTGCATATTGCCACCAAGCTCAATCGCACCCATCTGCTGCTCGCGAAACAATCCTTCATTCTTCCCTGTCTGGGACGCACCGAGATTGATGTTCAGGCGAGCGGCCGCCAGTCGGTCACTGTGGAAGATTCAATGTCCATGGTCCACGCGTCACGCGGCGGACTGAAGCCGGCGTCCGAGCATCTCAGGTCGGAACCCGAAATCATCGCCGGGATGGCGTTGGCTACATTACCAGAAACCCGGGTCGGATGGGCGGACCTGGTTTCCGATTACGGAAAGATTCGCGATTGCATCGAGGCGGTCTTCCCGGAGTTCGCCAACTTCAATGCTCGCATCAAGCGGCCGGGCGGATTTCGACTGTATGTTGCTGCATCGGAACGAGAGTGGCTGACACCGACGAAGAGGGCAAATTTCTTCGTTTATCCCGGTCTCGATGAGGATCCGCGTGTCGCAGATCCAGAAGCTCTGACGCTTACGACGATCAGAAGTCACGATCAATACAACACGACGATCTACGGCCTAAATGACCGTTATCGCGGCATTACCGGGCGCCGCGACGTCGTGTTCGTCAATGAGCGGGACCTCGCCAGCCGCGGCTTGAAGCACGGAGACCTCGTCGATATCAGCGTCGTGTCCGATGTGGGATCGGCATCAGGCGAGCGCGCTATGCGCAACCTGACGGCGGTCGCCTACAATATCGCGCAGGGCTCGATCGCGGCCTATTATCCGGAGGCGAATGTCCTGGTTGCGCTCGATCGTTACGACGCCAAATCCGGAACCCCTTCCTACAAGTCGACGCCGGTTCTGCTCCATGCTTCGTCAAACCATGGGGTGTTGCGCCGATGGTTTCAGACCGCCGATGGATAG
- the rpoH gene encoding RNA polymerase sigma factor RpoH — protein MGIEGQFAGLATRTRLAPAFAGNGRGKGYLYDIRRFEMLERDQEYRLAKRWREHGDRDAANQLVTSHLRLAAKVAMGYRGYGLPVSEIISEGNVGLMQAVNRFEPEKGFRFSTYAIWWIRASIQDYILRSWSLVKIGTTMSQKKLFFKLRSAKGKIAAFESGDLHPDQVSLIATSLDVAERDVVDMNRRLGGDKSINAPLHEDGETGEWQDYLVDQSPSPEAIVVEQDEKERQHKALVAAIEVLDDRERRIFEARHLVDQPLTLEELAAQFNVSRERIRQIEARAFEKVRKAARNLTVHAPAAMQEALGT, from the coding sequence ATGGGCATTGAAGGACAATTCGCGGGCCTCGCAACTCGAACACGGCTCGCACCAGCGTTTGCCGGAAATGGACGCGGCAAAGGTTATCTCTACGACATCCGGCGCTTCGAGATGCTCGAAAGAGACCAGGAGTACAGGCTCGCCAAACGCTGGCGCGAGCACGGCGACCGTGATGCCGCGAATCAGCTCGTCACAAGTCATCTGCGTCTCGCCGCCAAAGTCGCCATGGGCTACCGCGGCTACGGTCTTCCCGTTTCGGAAATCATCTCCGAAGGCAACGTCGGCCTGATGCAGGCAGTCAATCGCTTTGAACCGGAAAAGGGCTTTCGCTTCTCCACCTATGCGATCTGGTGGATCAGGGCTTCCATCCAGGATTACATCCTGCGTTCGTGGTCACTTGTGAAAATCGGCACGACCATGAGCCAGAAGAAACTATTTTTCAAACTGCGCTCGGCAAAAGGCAAGATCGCCGCATTCGAAAGTGGCGACCTGCACCCCGATCAGGTCTCTCTGATTGCAACGAGCCTCGACGTCGCGGAGCGCGATGTCGTCGACATGAATCGGCGCCTTGGCGGCGACAAGTCCATCAATGCGCCGCTTCATGAGGACGGTGAAACCGGCGAATGGCAGGACTATCTCGTTGATCAGTCCCCCTCGCCGGAAGCCATCGTTGTCGAACAGGACGAAAAAGAACGTCAGCATAAGGCACTGGTCGCCGCGATCGAGGTACTGGACGACCGCGAACGTCGCATCTTCGAGGCGCGACATCTGGTCGACCAACCACTGACGCTCGAAGAGCTTGCGGCACAATTCAACGTATCGCGCGAACGGATCCGGCAAATCGAGGCGCGCGCGTTCGAGAAAGTACGAAAAGCGGCCAGGAACCTCACCGTACATGCGCCGGCGGCGATGCAGGAGGCTTTGGGCACCTAA
- the fdhD gene encoding formate dehydrogenase accessory sulfurtransferase FdhD: MMEPARVVPRRIWRDGSPSVGNRSVPEETAVALTYNGGTYAVMMTTPQDLEDFAVGFNLSEGVISASKDVDSLNIMSLEDGIELRMWLSKPRADRLQERRRHIAGPTGCGLCGIESVAEAMRPAAVVGRGPQFSPEQVMAAMQGLSSRQKLNIETRAVHAAAFWNATSGIVALREDVGRHNALDKLSGALARASIVASEGIILLTSRVSVEMVQKSAAIGAPVMVSVSAPTALAVRMADAAGITLAAIARADGFEVFTHPGRISDEPLR, from the coding sequence ATGATGGAACCTGCCCGAGTCGTTCCTCGCCGGATTTGGCGAGATGGCAGTCCGAGCGTCGGCAATCGTTCGGTTCCGGAAGAGACCGCGGTGGCGCTGACATATAATGGCGGGACCTATGCCGTCATGATGACGACGCCGCAGGATTTGGAGGATTTTGCGGTCGGCTTCAACCTCAGCGAAGGCGTCATCAGCGCTTCCAAGGATGTCGATTCGCTAAACATCATGTCTCTCGAAGATGGTATCGAACTGCGGATGTGGCTCAGCAAACCGAGGGCCGATCGCCTGCAGGAACGACGGCGGCACATCGCGGGGCCGACAGGGTGCGGATTGTGCGGCATAGAATCAGTCGCGGAAGCAATGCGTCCCGCGGCTGTTGTCGGGCGCGGCCCGCAATTTTCGCCCGAACAGGTCATGGCGGCCATGCAGGGCCTGTCATCGCGTCAAAAGCTCAACATCGAGACGCGCGCAGTACATGCAGCTGCGTTCTGGAATGCCACGAGTGGTATTGTTGCGTTGCGCGAGGACGTTGGCCGCCATAATGCGCTCGACAAGCTGTCGGGTGCGCTGGCGCGTGCGTCTATTGTGGCGAGCGAGGGGATCATTCTTCTCACCAGCCGGGTGTCAGTGGAGATGGTGCAGAAGAGCGCTGCGATAGGTGCGCCCGTGATGGTGTCGGTGTCGGCACCAACCGCGCTGGCTGTTCGCATGGCGGACGCAGCGGGTATTACACTCGCCGCCATCGCACGCGCGGACGGATTCGAAGTGTTTACGCATCCTGGTCGAATTTCAGATGAGCCATTGCGGTAA
- a CDS encoding helix-turn-helix domain-containing protein yields the protein MVARPAQKPVAIIVPPNAQSLDVSGPLDAFLEANRQASGGPLYEVRLVATGARRTIKVGGMSLVADSSIFDDVRSIDTMLVAGTPDYAIAYNSGDIHAWLRRRAPKTRRYGSVCTGAFFLGASGLLDGMSATTHWQHAAELAERFPAAKVVPDQIYVQDGALYTSAGVTAGIDLALKLIEDDHGRDLALTVARRLVVFLKRPGGQSQFSAHLAAQMADEGKIRSLQHWILDHLSLDLSLVSLASRVAMSVRNFTRVFQDETGTTPADFVEMARVDAARRLLEESETPLQRVASRCGFSSPDTMRRAFLRRIETGPSDYRERFRR from the coding sequence ATGGTTGCCAGGCCCGCGCAGAAACCCGTTGCCATCATCGTACCGCCGAACGCGCAATCTCTTGACGTGTCGGGGCCGCTGGATGCCTTTCTGGAAGCCAATCGCCAAGCATCCGGTGGACCTCTCTACGAGGTCCGGTTGGTAGCGACCGGCGCGCGCCGAACAATCAAGGTAGGAGGCATGTCGCTCGTCGCGGATAGTTCGATCTTTGACGACGTCAGGTCAATCGACACGATGCTCGTGGCCGGAACGCCCGACTACGCCATCGCCTACAACAGCGGAGATATCCACGCCTGGCTGCGACGCCGTGCTCCGAAGACGCGGAGATATGGCTCGGTATGCACCGGTGCATTCTTTCTCGGTGCGTCAGGCCTCCTCGACGGAATGAGCGCGACGACGCATTGGCAGCATGCCGCCGAACTTGCCGAACGTTTTCCGGCCGCCAAGGTCGTGCCCGACCAGATCTATGTTCAGGATGGCGCGCTCTACACGTCGGCCGGAGTGACCGCCGGCATCGATCTCGCATTGAAGCTGATCGAGGACGATCACGGGCGCGATCTTGCATTGACGGTCGCGCGTCGGCTGGTGGTCTTTTTAAAGCGTCCCGGCGGCCAATCGCAGTTCAGCGCGCATCTGGCAGCGCAGATGGCCGACGAGGGAAAGATTCGATCCCTGCAGCATTGGATTCTCGATCATCTCTCGCTCGATCTGAGCCTGGTTTCGCTGGCAAGTCGGGTCGCGATGAGCGTACGCAATTTTACGCGTGTGTTTCAGGACGAAACCGGCACCACGCCCGCGGACTTCGTCGAAATGGCGCGGGTCGATGCGGCGAGACGACTGCTCGAGGAGAGCGAAACCCCATTGCAGCGCGTGGCGTCGCGCTGTGGCTTTAGCAGCCCGGATACGATGCGCCGCGCCTTCCTGCGAAGAATCGAAACCGGGCCTAGCGACTATCGGGAGCGATTTCGACGGTGA
- a CDS encoding sorbosone dehydrogenase family protein: MHALRIAGSTKLPRVAAILVAVAGLGLAGCDDHAGDPKVQIGANPVLPEVQQYLMPPMRIAKVVGWGKDEAPTVPQGLQVHALATGLQHPRSLYVLPNGDVLVVESNGPKAPVYRPKDIITGWVQSFAGAKAKDANRITLLRDANGDGRFETRTVFLDHLNSPFGVALVGHDLYVANTDAIVRYPYQDGQTSITAPGTKLTDLPGGPIDHHWTKALLASPDGSKLYVGVGSNSNIGENGIGAEYERAAIWEVDRASGAHRIFASGVRNPTGLQWEPETGKLWAIANERDEIGPDLVPDYLTSVQDGGFYGWPYSYYGQHLDPRIVPQRPDLVARAIKPDYALSSHVAPLGVAMYTGTDLPANYRGGAFVGEHGSWNRTPLNGYKVVFVPFSGGRPSGPPQDVVTGFLDANNHAHGRPVGLAVDRTGGLLIADDVGNTVWRVSSLQPGSSPKPAT, translated from the coding sequence ATGCACGCCCTCAGAATTGCAGGCTCGACGAAGCTACCGCGTGTTGCCGCTATCCTCGTCGCTGTCGCCGGGTTGGGACTCGCCGGCTGTGACGATCATGCCGGCGATCCGAAAGTGCAGATCGGCGCCAATCCCGTGCTGCCCGAGGTGCAGCAATATTTGATGCCGCCGATGCGAATCGCAAAGGTGGTCGGATGGGGAAAGGATGAGGCTCCCACGGTGCCGCAGGGATTGCAGGTCCATGCATTGGCGACCGGCCTTCAGCACCCCCGGTCCCTCTACGTCCTCCCCAATGGAGACGTGCTGGTGGTCGAGAGCAACGGCCCGAAGGCGCCGGTTTACCGGCCAAAAGACATCATCACCGGCTGGGTACAGTCGTTCGCCGGCGCCAAGGCGAAGGACGCCAATCGCATCACGCTGCTGCGCGATGCGAATGGTGACGGCCGCTTTGAAACGCGAACCGTGTTTCTGGACCACCTCAACTCGCCCTTTGGAGTTGCCCTGGTTGGTCACGATCTCTACGTCGCCAACACCGATGCGATCGTCCGCTATCCCTACCAGGACGGGCAAACCAGCATCACCGCGCCGGGCACCAAGCTTACCGATCTTCCTGGCGGGCCCATCGATCATCACTGGACGAAGGCTCTGTTGGCCAGTCCAGACGGCTCCAAGCTCTATGTCGGCGTCGGCTCGAACAGCAACATTGGCGAAAACGGAATCGGGGCCGAATACGAACGAGCTGCAATCTGGGAGGTCGACCGTGCGTCGGGCGCGCATCGTATCTTCGCCAGCGGAGTCCGTAATCCCACCGGGCTGCAGTGGGAACCTGAGACCGGCAAGCTCTGGGCCATCGCCAACGAACGCGACGAGATCGGGCCCGACCTGGTTCCGGATTATCTGACCTCGGTGCAGGACGGAGGTTTCTATGGCTGGCCCTATAGCTATTACGGCCAGCACCTGGACCCCCGCATCGTACCGCAGCGGCCCGATCTGGTGGCCAGAGCGATCAAGCCGGACTACGCGCTAAGCTCCCACGTGGCGCCGTTGGGTGTCGCCATGTACACAGGCACCGATCTTCCGGCAAACTACCGCGGCGGTGCGTTCGTCGGCGAACACGGAAGCTGGAATCGAACGCCTCTGAACGGCTACAAAGTGGTCTTCGTGCCCTTCAGCGGTGGACGACCTAGCGGCCCGCCACAGGATGTCGTCACGGGCTTCCTCGATGCGAACAATCACGCGCACGGAAGGCCGGTCGGTTTGGCAGTCGACCGGACCGGCGGACTACTCATCGCCGACGATGTCGGAAACACCGTGTGGCGGGTGTCGTCGCTTCAACCGGGTTCTTCACCAAAGCCGGCAACTTAG
- a CDS encoding DUF2231 domain-containing protein, giving the protein MKHATITEATFMGDANLRPTRKRRGRPIHKILVSFSAAYFTGALVTDLVYWQMPDVLWERFSIWLIVAGLVMAGLATVAYAIDLAARRRIDRPAWPRAVGYALAVLLALINAFVHSRDGYTAVVPTGLMLSGLVVVVLLLTAAVSAALANRHRIGG; this is encoded by the coding sequence ATGAAGCACGCTACGATAACGGAAGCGACGTTCATGGGCGACGCCAATTTGAGGCCAACCCGGAAGCGTCGTGGACGACCGATACACAAAATCCTGGTGTCGTTTTCCGCCGCCTATTTCACCGGCGCGCTCGTCACCGATCTTGTCTACTGGCAGATGCCTGATGTGTTGTGGGAGAGGTTCTCCATCTGGCTGATCGTCGCCGGTCTGGTCATGGCGGGCCTCGCCACCGTCGCTTACGCAATCGACCTGGCGGCCCGCAGACGAATCGACAGGCCGGCTTGGCCCCGCGCCGTCGGTTACGCGCTCGCTGTCCTGCTCGCGCTGATAAATGCCTTCGTTCACAGCCGCGACGGTTACACCGCAGTGGTACCGACCGGCCTGATGCTTTCCGGACTGGTCGTCGTCGTTCTCTTGCTGACGGCTGCAGTTTCCGCGGCCCTGGCAAATCGCCATCGTATTGGAGGATAA
- a CDS encoding BA14K family protein — translation MTRFRILGAAAILSLMSATPVFAQAAIQEPGAFAFCYPNNDVLNGGRPTPAAGLDARTPELFGSGDAYAAMDSSANGASCAQRYHSYDPNSGTFRGYDGRRHPCE, via the coding sequence ATGACCAGATTCAGGATCCTCGGTGCGGCGGCCATTCTTTCGCTGATGTCCGCAACGCCGGTATTCGCGCAGGCGGCGATTCAGGAGCCAGGTGCGTTCGCGTTTTGCTACCCGAACAATGATGTTCTGAACGGCGGCCGGCCCACGCCGGCGGCGGGGTTGGACGCCAGGACGCCGGAGCTATTCGGCAGCGGCGACGCTTATGCCGCCATGGACAGCAGTGCAAATGGTGCGTCTTGCGCCCAGCGGTACCATTCCTATGATCCGAACTCCGGGACGTTCCGCGGATATGATGGTCGCCGGCATCCGTGCGAGTGA